One window of Toxotes jaculatrix isolate fToxJac2 chromosome 19, fToxJac2.pri, whole genome shotgun sequence genomic DNA carries:
- the tnfaip2a gene encoding tumor necrosis factor alpha-induced protein 2a isoform X1, which produces MWSSVLSTRSQQSSGAGGAEENRGGQRRRLPKLKNPAKFWKNSSTRQQNRSHTEENELDCVEEKELLEEVSRRLIIREEQVFSQDCPSEDEDQLQKDFEALKLQILMAIDNTFSTPSSLGHLDVLRSAVASIQQQEVQDRRWTDCSEDRLPVWRPLKCLSSHNSLLQNIVDSRLKTAAEDELTGPDRLSSPVKREVCRMGTRVKEDLLVVRTMRDCYPPQMDILNVYAGLYHQGFSARLMELAASGLDIDDCSYLLFWVNHFYPDKILKHEDLDGQIKTVCLGSLLLQDHLKQLEEQYLSHKEDKVKLWLSTALKKEEESWLSGRKPELIDSYYFSPLAVDVIQVIDSSLTEFSHVIRDQSRIQRITAHLDSFLGSYKKSVEEFMKGNHSNICSVVKAHLVCEEQLRDYITTGSLPEQQRRRCLDTLSALRDCGYRYLTCPIHVQLKVCYKNLWTPDWLDASPPVVISLLDSLNEHLMDLTDLKPACRQSLLGVLHQDVALQYVKRMMKNRMKSREQQQAGAQKMKEDVQTMDDFFKDQGCSESSWFSKVLCSVAEVLRLQDPGSVHLEMVSLARTCPDLSNAHVSALLSLKIGLSSADMRSIRQSLEENRLLDVSTNHSPPFFSKVKVKWISNKINQMGL; this is translated from the exons ATGTGGAGCTCCGTTCTGTCCACGAGGAGTCAGCAGAGCAGCGGCG CAGGAGGCGCCGAGGAGAAccgaggaggacagaggaggagactgcCGAAACTGAAGAACCCCGCAAAGTTCTGGAAAAACAGCTCAACCAGACAGCAGAACCGCAGCCACACTGAAG AGAACGAGTTGGACtgtgtggaggagaaggagctgctggaggaggtcAGCAGGAGGCTGATCATCAGGGAGGAGCAGGTCTTCAGCCAGGACTGTCCCAGCGAGGACGAGGACCAGCTGCAGAAAGACTTTGAGGCTCTGAAACTTCAGATATTGATGGCCATCGACAACACCTTCAGCACCCCCTCGTCCTTAGGACACCTGGACGTCCTGAGGAGTGCTGTGGCCTCCATCCAGCAGCAGGAGGTGCAGGACCGGCGTTGGACAGACTGTTCTGAAGACAGACTTCCAGTGTGGCGTCCTCTGAAATGTCTCAGCAGTCACAACTCTCTGCTTCAGAACATAGTGGACTCCAGACTGAAGACAGCTGCAGAGGACGAGCTGACCGGACCTGACAGACTGTCCTCACCTGTGAAGAGGGAG GTGTGTCGTATGGGGACCCGTGTGAAGGAGGACCTGTTGGTGGTGAGGACGATGAGGGACTGTTACCCTCCGCAGATGGACATCCTGAATGTCTACGCTGGACTCTACCATCAGGGGTTCTCTGCTCGGCTGATGGAACTCGCTGCTTCTGGACTGGACATAGACGACTGCAGCTACCTGCTGTTCTGGGTCAATCACTTCTATCCAGA taaaatattaaaacacgaAGACCTGGATGGACAGATAAAGACGGTCTGCCTGggttcactgctgctgcaggaccatctgaaacagctggaggagcagtACCTGAGCCACAAGGAG GATAAAGTGAAGCTGTGGCTCAGCACAGCTctaaagaaagaagaggagagctgGCTGAGTGGCAGGAAACCAGAGCTCATCGACAGCTATTACTTCAGCCCGCTGGCTGTGGATGTCATACAG GTGATAGACAGCTCCCTGACTGAGTTCAGCCATGTGATCAGAGACCAGAGCAGAATCCAAAGGATCACAGCTCACCTGGACAGCTTCCTTGGCAG CTACAAGAAGAGTGTGGAGGAGTTTATGAAGGGAAACCACAGTAACATCTGCTCGGTGGTCAAAGCTCACCTGGTCTGTGAGGAGCAGCTCAG GGATTACATCACAACAGGAAGTCTGCCTGAGCAGCAGAGACGTCGCTGTCTGGACACTCTGTCTGCCCTGAGGGATTGTGGGTATAGGTATCTCACCTGTCCCATTCATGTCCAGCTGAAG gtgtgttaCAAGAACCTGTGGACACCTGACTGGTTGGATGCGTCACCTCCTGTGGTCATCTCTCTGCTGGACTCTCTGAATGAACACCTGATGGACCTGACTGACCTGAAACCAGCCTGCAGACAG TCCCTGCTGGGTGTCCTCCATCAGGACGTGGCTCTTCAGTATgtgaagaggatgatgaagaaCAGGATGAAGAGCcgagagcagcagcaggccgGAGCTCAGAAGATGAAGGAGGACGTTCAAACGATGGACGACTTCTTCAAAGaccag GGCTGCAGCGAGTCCTCGTGGTTCAGTAAGGTTCTCTGCAGCGTGGCTGAGGTTCTCCGTCTGCAGGATCCGGGAAGCGTTCATCTGGAGATGGTCAGCCTGGCCAGGACGTGTCCCGACCTCAG TAACGCTCACGTGTCAGCACTGCTGTCTCTGAAAATCGGCCTATCATCTGCTGACATGCGCTCCATCAGGCAGAGCTTGGAGGAGAACCGCCTCCTCGATGTCTCCACCAATCACAGCCCTCCGTTCTTCTCTAAGGTCAAAGTCAAATGGATCAGTAATAAGATCAATCAGATGGGGCTGTAG
- the tnfaip2a gene encoding tumor necrosis factor alpha-induced protein 2a isoform X3, whose translation MSAGGAEENRGGQRRRLPKLKNPAKFWKNSSTRQQNRSHTEENELDCVEEKELLEEVSRRLIIREEQVFSQDCPSEDEDQLQKDFEALKLQILMAIDNTFSTPSSLGHLDVLRSAVASIQQQEVQDRRWTDCSEDRLPVWRPLKCLSSHNSLLQNIVDSRLKTAAEDELTGPDRLSSPVKREVCRMGTRVKEDLLVVRTMRDCYPPQMDILNVYAGLYHQGFSARLMELAASGLDIDDCSYLLFWVNHFYPDKILKHEDLDGQIKTVCLGSLLLQDHLKQLEEQYLSHKEDKVKLWLSTALKKEEESWLSGRKPELIDSYYFSPLAVDVIQVIDSSLTEFSHVIRDQSRIQRITAHLDSFLGSYKKSVEEFMKGNHSNICSVVKAHLVCEEQLRDYITTGSLPEQQRRRCLDTLSALRDCGYRYLTCPIHVQLKVCYKNLWTPDWLDASPPVVISLLDSLNEHLMDLTDLKPACRQSLLGVLHQDVALQYVKRMMKNRMKSREQQQAGAQKMKEDVQTMDDFFKDQGCSESSWFSKVLCSVAEVLRLQDPGSVHLEMVSLARTCPDLSNAHVSALLSLKIGLSSADMRSIRQSLEENRLLDVSTNHSPPFFSKVKVKWISNKINQMGL comes from the exons ATGTCCG CAGGAGGCGCCGAGGAGAAccgaggaggacagaggaggagactgcCGAAACTGAAGAACCCCGCAAAGTTCTGGAAAAACAGCTCAACCAGACAGCAGAACCGCAGCCACACTGAAG AGAACGAGTTGGACtgtgtggaggagaaggagctgctggaggaggtcAGCAGGAGGCTGATCATCAGGGAGGAGCAGGTCTTCAGCCAGGACTGTCCCAGCGAGGACGAGGACCAGCTGCAGAAAGACTTTGAGGCTCTGAAACTTCAGATATTGATGGCCATCGACAACACCTTCAGCACCCCCTCGTCCTTAGGACACCTGGACGTCCTGAGGAGTGCTGTGGCCTCCATCCAGCAGCAGGAGGTGCAGGACCGGCGTTGGACAGACTGTTCTGAAGACAGACTTCCAGTGTGGCGTCCTCTGAAATGTCTCAGCAGTCACAACTCTCTGCTTCAGAACATAGTGGACTCCAGACTGAAGACAGCTGCAGAGGACGAGCTGACCGGACCTGACAGACTGTCCTCACCTGTGAAGAGGGAG GTGTGTCGTATGGGGACCCGTGTGAAGGAGGACCTGTTGGTGGTGAGGACGATGAGGGACTGTTACCCTCCGCAGATGGACATCCTGAATGTCTACGCTGGACTCTACCATCAGGGGTTCTCTGCTCGGCTGATGGAACTCGCTGCTTCTGGACTGGACATAGACGACTGCAGCTACCTGCTGTTCTGGGTCAATCACTTCTATCCAGA taaaatattaaaacacgaAGACCTGGATGGACAGATAAAGACGGTCTGCCTGggttcactgctgctgcaggaccatctgaaacagctggaggagcagtACCTGAGCCACAAGGAG GATAAAGTGAAGCTGTGGCTCAGCACAGCTctaaagaaagaagaggagagctgGCTGAGTGGCAGGAAACCAGAGCTCATCGACAGCTATTACTTCAGCCCGCTGGCTGTGGATGTCATACAG GTGATAGACAGCTCCCTGACTGAGTTCAGCCATGTGATCAGAGACCAGAGCAGAATCCAAAGGATCACAGCTCACCTGGACAGCTTCCTTGGCAG CTACAAGAAGAGTGTGGAGGAGTTTATGAAGGGAAACCACAGTAACATCTGCTCGGTGGTCAAAGCTCACCTGGTCTGTGAGGAGCAGCTCAG GGATTACATCACAACAGGAAGTCTGCCTGAGCAGCAGAGACGTCGCTGTCTGGACACTCTGTCTGCCCTGAGGGATTGTGGGTATAGGTATCTCACCTGTCCCATTCATGTCCAGCTGAAG gtgtgttaCAAGAACCTGTGGACACCTGACTGGTTGGATGCGTCACCTCCTGTGGTCATCTCTCTGCTGGACTCTCTGAATGAACACCTGATGGACCTGACTGACCTGAAACCAGCCTGCAGACAG TCCCTGCTGGGTGTCCTCCATCAGGACGTGGCTCTTCAGTATgtgaagaggatgatgaagaaCAGGATGAAGAGCcgagagcagcagcaggccgGAGCTCAGAAGATGAAGGAGGACGTTCAAACGATGGACGACTTCTTCAAAGaccag GGCTGCAGCGAGTCCTCGTGGTTCAGTAAGGTTCTCTGCAGCGTGGCTGAGGTTCTCCGTCTGCAGGATCCGGGAAGCGTTCATCTGGAGATGGTCAGCCTGGCCAGGACGTGTCCCGACCTCAG TAACGCTCACGTGTCAGCACTGCTGTCTCTGAAAATCGGCCTATCATCTGCTGACATGCGCTCCATCAGGCAGAGCTTGGAGGAGAACCGCCTCCTCGATGTCTCCACCAATCACAGCCCTCCGTTCTTCTCTAAGGTCAAAGTCAAATGGATCAGTAATAAGATCAATCAGATGGGGCTGTAG
- the LOC121199347 gene encoding protein LBH-like, with amino-acid sequence MNTCDSAVGGACGEDALALQVFPESVECFPKLSRCLPSIVVEPTDGGEVESGELRWPPDDVSSDVTEEHAQVTGAGVPAEEVKQEQQETGGV; translated from the exons atgAACACCTGTGACTCAGCGGTGGGCGGAGCCTGTGGAGAGGATGCATTGGCCCTGCAG gtGTTTCCAGAGTCTGTGGAGTGTTTTCCAAAACTCTCCAGGTGTCTGCCGTCCATTGTGGTGGAGCCCACAGACGGAGGGGAGGTGGAAAGTGGAGAGCTTCGCTGGCCTCCTGATGATGTCAGCAGTGATGTCACTGAGGAACATGCCCAGGTGACAG GTGCTGGTGTACCTGCGGAGGAGGtgaagcaggagcagcaggagacgGGCGGAGTTTAA
- the tnfaip2a gene encoding tumor necrosis factor alpha-induced protein 2a isoform X2, with amino-acid sequence MWSSVLSTRSQQSSGGGAEENRGGQRRRLPKLKNPAKFWKNSSTRQQNRSHTEENELDCVEEKELLEEVSRRLIIREEQVFSQDCPSEDEDQLQKDFEALKLQILMAIDNTFSTPSSLGHLDVLRSAVASIQQQEVQDRRWTDCSEDRLPVWRPLKCLSSHNSLLQNIVDSRLKTAAEDELTGPDRLSSPVKREVCRMGTRVKEDLLVVRTMRDCYPPQMDILNVYAGLYHQGFSARLMELAASGLDIDDCSYLLFWVNHFYPDKILKHEDLDGQIKTVCLGSLLLQDHLKQLEEQYLSHKEDKVKLWLSTALKKEEESWLSGRKPELIDSYYFSPLAVDVIQVIDSSLTEFSHVIRDQSRIQRITAHLDSFLGSYKKSVEEFMKGNHSNICSVVKAHLVCEEQLRDYITTGSLPEQQRRRCLDTLSALRDCGYRYLTCPIHVQLKVCYKNLWTPDWLDASPPVVISLLDSLNEHLMDLTDLKPACRQSLLGVLHQDVALQYVKRMMKNRMKSREQQQAGAQKMKEDVQTMDDFFKDQGCSESSWFSKVLCSVAEVLRLQDPGSVHLEMVSLARTCPDLSNAHVSALLSLKIGLSSADMRSIRQSLEENRLLDVSTNHSPPFFSKVKVKWISNKINQMGL; translated from the exons ATGTGGAGCTCCGTTCTGTCCACGAGGAGTCAGCAGAGCAGCGGCG GAGGCGCCGAGGAGAAccgaggaggacagaggaggagactgcCGAAACTGAAGAACCCCGCAAAGTTCTGGAAAAACAGCTCAACCAGACAGCAGAACCGCAGCCACACTGAAG AGAACGAGTTGGACtgtgtggaggagaaggagctgctggaggaggtcAGCAGGAGGCTGATCATCAGGGAGGAGCAGGTCTTCAGCCAGGACTGTCCCAGCGAGGACGAGGACCAGCTGCAGAAAGACTTTGAGGCTCTGAAACTTCAGATATTGATGGCCATCGACAACACCTTCAGCACCCCCTCGTCCTTAGGACACCTGGACGTCCTGAGGAGTGCTGTGGCCTCCATCCAGCAGCAGGAGGTGCAGGACCGGCGTTGGACAGACTGTTCTGAAGACAGACTTCCAGTGTGGCGTCCTCTGAAATGTCTCAGCAGTCACAACTCTCTGCTTCAGAACATAGTGGACTCCAGACTGAAGACAGCTGCAGAGGACGAGCTGACCGGACCTGACAGACTGTCCTCACCTGTGAAGAGGGAG GTGTGTCGTATGGGGACCCGTGTGAAGGAGGACCTGTTGGTGGTGAGGACGATGAGGGACTGTTACCCTCCGCAGATGGACATCCTGAATGTCTACGCTGGACTCTACCATCAGGGGTTCTCTGCTCGGCTGATGGAACTCGCTGCTTCTGGACTGGACATAGACGACTGCAGCTACCTGCTGTTCTGGGTCAATCACTTCTATCCAGA taaaatattaaaacacgaAGACCTGGATGGACAGATAAAGACGGTCTGCCTGggttcactgctgctgcaggaccatctgaaacagctggaggagcagtACCTGAGCCACAAGGAG GATAAAGTGAAGCTGTGGCTCAGCACAGCTctaaagaaagaagaggagagctgGCTGAGTGGCAGGAAACCAGAGCTCATCGACAGCTATTACTTCAGCCCGCTGGCTGTGGATGTCATACAG GTGATAGACAGCTCCCTGACTGAGTTCAGCCATGTGATCAGAGACCAGAGCAGAATCCAAAGGATCACAGCTCACCTGGACAGCTTCCTTGGCAG CTACAAGAAGAGTGTGGAGGAGTTTATGAAGGGAAACCACAGTAACATCTGCTCGGTGGTCAAAGCTCACCTGGTCTGTGAGGAGCAGCTCAG GGATTACATCACAACAGGAAGTCTGCCTGAGCAGCAGAGACGTCGCTGTCTGGACACTCTGTCTGCCCTGAGGGATTGTGGGTATAGGTATCTCACCTGTCCCATTCATGTCCAGCTGAAG gtgtgttaCAAGAACCTGTGGACACCTGACTGGTTGGATGCGTCACCTCCTGTGGTCATCTCTCTGCTGGACTCTCTGAATGAACACCTGATGGACCTGACTGACCTGAAACCAGCCTGCAGACAG TCCCTGCTGGGTGTCCTCCATCAGGACGTGGCTCTTCAGTATgtgaagaggatgatgaagaaCAGGATGAAGAGCcgagagcagcagcaggccgGAGCTCAGAAGATGAAGGAGGACGTTCAAACGATGGACGACTTCTTCAAAGaccag GGCTGCAGCGAGTCCTCGTGGTTCAGTAAGGTTCTCTGCAGCGTGGCTGAGGTTCTCCGTCTGCAGGATCCGGGAAGCGTTCATCTGGAGATGGTCAGCCTGGCCAGGACGTGTCCCGACCTCAG TAACGCTCACGTGTCAGCACTGCTGTCTCTGAAAATCGGCCTATCATCTGCTGACATGCGCTCCATCAGGCAGAGCTTGGAGGAGAACCGCCTCCTCGATGTCTCCACCAATCACAGCCCTCCGTTCTTCTCTAAGGTCAAAGTCAAATGGATCAGTAATAAGATCAATCAGATGGGGCTGTAG
- the tnfaip2a gene encoding tumor necrosis factor alpha-induced protein 2a isoform X4 encodes MSGGAEENRGGQRRRLPKLKNPAKFWKNSSTRQQNRSHTEENELDCVEEKELLEEVSRRLIIREEQVFSQDCPSEDEDQLQKDFEALKLQILMAIDNTFSTPSSLGHLDVLRSAVASIQQQEVQDRRWTDCSEDRLPVWRPLKCLSSHNSLLQNIVDSRLKTAAEDELTGPDRLSSPVKREVCRMGTRVKEDLLVVRTMRDCYPPQMDILNVYAGLYHQGFSARLMELAASGLDIDDCSYLLFWVNHFYPDKILKHEDLDGQIKTVCLGSLLLQDHLKQLEEQYLSHKEDKVKLWLSTALKKEEESWLSGRKPELIDSYYFSPLAVDVIQVIDSSLTEFSHVIRDQSRIQRITAHLDSFLGSYKKSVEEFMKGNHSNICSVVKAHLVCEEQLRDYITTGSLPEQQRRRCLDTLSALRDCGYRYLTCPIHVQLKVCYKNLWTPDWLDASPPVVISLLDSLNEHLMDLTDLKPACRQSLLGVLHQDVALQYVKRMMKNRMKSREQQQAGAQKMKEDVQTMDDFFKDQGCSESSWFSKVLCSVAEVLRLQDPGSVHLEMVSLARTCPDLSNAHVSALLSLKIGLSSADMRSIRQSLEENRLLDVSTNHSPPFFSKVKVKWISNKINQMGL; translated from the exons ATGTCCG GAGGCGCCGAGGAGAAccgaggaggacagaggaggagactgcCGAAACTGAAGAACCCCGCAAAGTTCTGGAAAAACAGCTCAACCAGACAGCAGAACCGCAGCCACACTGAAG AGAACGAGTTGGACtgtgtggaggagaaggagctgctggaggaggtcAGCAGGAGGCTGATCATCAGGGAGGAGCAGGTCTTCAGCCAGGACTGTCCCAGCGAGGACGAGGACCAGCTGCAGAAAGACTTTGAGGCTCTGAAACTTCAGATATTGATGGCCATCGACAACACCTTCAGCACCCCCTCGTCCTTAGGACACCTGGACGTCCTGAGGAGTGCTGTGGCCTCCATCCAGCAGCAGGAGGTGCAGGACCGGCGTTGGACAGACTGTTCTGAAGACAGACTTCCAGTGTGGCGTCCTCTGAAATGTCTCAGCAGTCACAACTCTCTGCTTCAGAACATAGTGGACTCCAGACTGAAGACAGCTGCAGAGGACGAGCTGACCGGACCTGACAGACTGTCCTCACCTGTGAAGAGGGAG GTGTGTCGTATGGGGACCCGTGTGAAGGAGGACCTGTTGGTGGTGAGGACGATGAGGGACTGTTACCCTCCGCAGATGGACATCCTGAATGTCTACGCTGGACTCTACCATCAGGGGTTCTCTGCTCGGCTGATGGAACTCGCTGCTTCTGGACTGGACATAGACGACTGCAGCTACCTGCTGTTCTGGGTCAATCACTTCTATCCAGA taaaatattaaaacacgaAGACCTGGATGGACAGATAAAGACGGTCTGCCTGggttcactgctgctgcaggaccatctgaaacagctggaggagcagtACCTGAGCCACAAGGAG GATAAAGTGAAGCTGTGGCTCAGCACAGCTctaaagaaagaagaggagagctgGCTGAGTGGCAGGAAACCAGAGCTCATCGACAGCTATTACTTCAGCCCGCTGGCTGTGGATGTCATACAG GTGATAGACAGCTCCCTGACTGAGTTCAGCCATGTGATCAGAGACCAGAGCAGAATCCAAAGGATCACAGCTCACCTGGACAGCTTCCTTGGCAG CTACAAGAAGAGTGTGGAGGAGTTTATGAAGGGAAACCACAGTAACATCTGCTCGGTGGTCAAAGCTCACCTGGTCTGTGAGGAGCAGCTCAG GGATTACATCACAACAGGAAGTCTGCCTGAGCAGCAGAGACGTCGCTGTCTGGACACTCTGTCTGCCCTGAGGGATTGTGGGTATAGGTATCTCACCTGTCCCATTCATGTCCAGCTGAAG gtgtgttaCAAGAACCTGTGGACACCTGACTGGTTGGATGCGTCACCTCCTGTGGTCATCTCTCTGCTGGACTCTCTGAATGAACACCTGATGGACCTGACTGACCTGAAACCAGCCTGCAGACAG TCCCTGCTGGGTGTCCTCCATCAGGACGTGGCTCTTCAGTATgtgaagaggatgatgaagaaCAGGATGAAGAGCcgagagcagcagcaggccgGAGCTCAGAAGATGAAGGAGGACGTTCAAACGATGGACGACTTCTTCAAAGaccag GGCTGCAGCGAGTCCTCGTGGTTCAGTAAGGTTCTCTGCAGCGTGGCTGAGGTTCTCCGTCTGCAGGATCCGGGAAGCGTTCATCTGGAGATGGTCAGCCTGGCCAGGACGTGTCCCGACCTCAG TAACGCTCACGTGTCAGCACTGCTGTCTCTGAAAATCGGCCTATCATCTGCTGACATGCGCTCCATCAGGCAGAGCTTGGAGGAGAACCGCCTCCTCGATGTCTCCACCAATCACAGCCCTCCGTTCTTCTCTAAGGTCAAAGTCAAATGGATCAGTAATAAGATCAATCAGATGGGGCTGTAG